Proteins encoded together in one Bradyrhizobium sp. PSBB068 window:
- a CDS encoding carboxymuconolactone decarboxylase family protein, whose translation MKPRMNFYRAAPDAIKALVAVESQVTASGLEQSLIELVKTRASQINGCAYCINMHTEDARKHGETEQRLYLLNAWRESPLYSERERAALAWTEALTLVSETHAPDADYEAVRAEFTDGELVNLTTLIGTINAWNRIAIGFRAVHPVKVKVTA comes from the coding sequence ATGAAACCCCGCATGAACTTCTACCGGGCCGCCCCCGACGCCATCAAAGCGCTGGTCGCGGTAGAGAGCCAAGTCACCGCCAGCGGCCTCGAGCAATCGCTGATCGAGTTGGTGAAGACCCGTGCGTCGCAGATCAATGGCTGCGCCTATTGCATCAACATGCACACCGAGGACGCCCGCAAGCATGGCGAGACCGAGCAGCGGCTCTATCTGCTCAACGCATGGCGCGAGTCGCCGCTCTACAGCGAGCGCGAGCGCGCGGCGCTGGCCTGGACCGAAGCGCTGACACTGGTTTCCGAGACGCACGCGCCCGACGCCGATTATGAGGCGGTGCGCGCCGAATTCACGGACGGCGAGCTGGTCAACCTGACCACGCTGATCGGCACCATCAACGCCTGGAACCGGATCGCGATTGGCTTCCGCGCGGTACACCCGGTGAAAGTAAAGGTGACGGCGTGA
- a CDS encoding D-amino-acid transaminase: MEKIAYVNGSYVPHSEAKVSVFDRGFLFADGIYEVAAVLEGKLIDNASHLARLKRSVGEIQLALPETLERIEEIQKELVKRNHLVNGMVYLEVTRGADKGRDFAFPKAEANVKPTLVMFTSEKDIINAPSAKTGINVITVPDIRWERRDIKSVALLAQVLAKQAAAAAGAGEAWMIEDGKVTEGGSSSSFIVTQDDVIVTRQNGNEILPGCTRKAVVKLAEERQLRIEERAFTVEEALAAKEAFITSASVFVQGVVAIDGKTVGNGKVGPITDRLREIYVEFALATAV, translated from the coding sequence GTGGAAAAGATCGCTTACGTCAACGGCTCGTACGTGCCGCATTCCGAGGCCAAGGTCTCGGTGTTCGACCGCGGATTCCTGTTCGCCGACGGCATCTACGAGGTGGCCGCGGTGCTCGAGGGCAAGCTGATCGACAATGCCTCGCACCTGGCCCGGCTGAAGCGCTCGGTCGGCGAGATTCAGCTCGCGCTGCCGGAGACGCTGGAGCGGATCGAGGAGATCCAGAAGGAGCTGGTCAAGCGTAACCACCTCGTCAACGGCATGGTCTATCTCGAGGTCACCCGCGGCGCCGACAAGGGGCGCGATTTCGCCTTTCCGAAGGCGGAGGCGAACGTCAAGCCGACGCTCGTGATGTTCACCTCGGAAAAGGACATCATCAACGCGCCCTCGGCCAAGACCGGAATCAACGTCATCACGGTGCCCGACATCCGCTGGGAGCGGCGCGACATCAAGAGCGTGGCGCTGCTCGCGCAGGTGCTGGCCAAGCAGGCCGCGGCTGCGGCCGGCGCCGGCGAAGCCTGGATGATCGAGGACGGCAAGGTCACCGAGGGCGGCTCGTCCTCGTCCTTCATCGTCACCCAGGACGATGTCATCGTGACGCGGCAGAACGGCAACGAGATCCTGCCGGGCTGCACCCGCAAGGCGGTGGTCAAGCTCGCCGAGGAGCGCCAGCTGCGCATCGAGGAGCGTGCCTTCACGGTCGAGGAAGCGCTCGCCGCCAAGGAAGCCTTCATCACCAGCGCCTCGGTGTTCGTGCAGGGCGTGGTCGCGATCGACGGCAAGACGGTCGGCAACGGCAAGGTCGGCCCGATCACCGACCGCCTGCGCGAGATCTATGTCGAGTTCGCCCTGGCGACGGCGGTTTAA
- a CDS encoding alpha/beta hydrolase: MNGDIEPMVGRYVHVEIGGELHRIYFEENGKGIPLVCLHTAGSDARQWRHLLADAQFAENFRIIAFDMPWHGKSNPPMSWTGDEYQLTTARYTETIRAFCRALRLEKPVVMGCSIGGRIVLNLAIEHAAEFRALIGLEAADFQAPWYDTDWLNRPDVHGGEVCAALVSGLIAPQSPAPARMETLWGYKQGGPGVFKGDLYFYRVDGDLRGRVASIDTKVCKLYLLTGEYDFSCTPEDTRRTAAAIGGASVTIMEHLGHFPMSENPGQFRRYIAPVLADILTHSIDRSTKE; the protein is encoded by the coding sequence ATGAACGGTGACATCGAGCCGATGGTCGGCCGCTACGTTCACGTCGAGATCGGCGGCGAGCTGCACCGCATCTATTTCGAGGAGAACGGAAAGGGCATCCCGCTGGTCTGCCTGCACACCGCGGGCTCCGATGCGCGGCAGTGGCGGCATCTGCTCGCTGACGCGCAATTTGCCGAAAATTTCCGCATCATTGCCTTCGATATGCCCTGGCATGGCAAGTCGAATCCGCCGATGAGCTGGACCGGCGATGAATACCAACTCACCACCGCGCGCTACACCGAGACCATCCGTGCCTTCTGCCGTGCATTGCGGCTGGAGAAGCCCGTGGTGATGGGCTGCTCGATCGGCGGACGCATCGTGCTCAACCTTGCGATCGAACATGCCGCCGAGTTCCGCGCGCTGATCGGGCTCGAGGCTGCCGACTTCCAGGCGCCGTGGTATGACACCGACTGGCTGAACCGCCCCGACGTTCACGGCGGCGAAGTCTGCGCCGCGCTGGTGTCGGGGCTGATAGCGCCGCAGAGCCCGGCGCCTGCGCGGATGGAAACGCTGTGGGGCTACAAGCAGGGCGGCCCCGGCGTGTTCAAGGGCGACCTGTATTTCTACCGTGTCGATGGCGACCTGCGCGGTCGCGTCGCGTCAATCGATACTAAAGTATGCAAGCTCTACCTGCTTACGGGCGAGTATGATTTCTCCTGCACGCCCGAGGACACGCGGCGGACGGCAGCGGCTATAGGGGGCGCCAGCGTCACGATCATGGAGCATCTCGGTCATTTTCCGATGAGCGAGAATCCCGGACAGTTTCGCCGCTACATCGCACCCGTCCTCGCCGACATTCTCACGCATTCAATCGACCGTTCCACGAAGGAGTAG
- a CDS encoding DUF3311 domain-containing protein, which produces MWILLLLPFIGLLWVPFYNFAEPSLFGFPFFYWYQLAWVPISSLLIWLVYRSRTPDSDETR; this is translated from the coding sequence ATGTGGATTCTGTTGCTGCTGCCGTTTATCGGCTTGCTATGGGTGCCGTTCTATAATTTCGCCGAGCCGTCGCTGTTCGGTTTTCCCTTCTTCTACTGGTACCAGCTCGCCTGGGTGCCGATCTCCTCGCTGCTGATCTGGCTGGTCTATCGCAGCCGTACGCCTGACAGCGACGAGACACGGTGA
- a CDS encoding ABC transporter permease subunit (The N-terminal region of this protein, as described by TIGR01726, is a three transmembrane segment that identifies a subfamily of ABC transporter permease subunits, which specificities that include histidine, arginine, glutamine, glutamate, L-cystine (sic), the opines (in Agrobacterium) octopine and nopaline, etc.): MLGNFDFDVIRRALPYLFFEGMRFTLTLTALAALGGLVFGTLIALMRLSSYKWLGRIAGFYVDFIRSLPLVLVIFWFYFLVPYIGQWLTGASRPITVGAFASSLITFIIFEAAYFSEIMRAGIQSISKGQPAAASALGLTYAQSMRYVVLPQAFRNMLPVLLTQTIVLFQDTSLVYVLSIPDFLGAASKVAQRDGRLVEMYLFAALVYFVISCVASFGVRRLQSRIAIVR; encoded by the coding sequence ATGCTCGGCAATTTCGATTTTGACGTCATCCGCCGCGCGCTGCCCTATCTGTTCTTCGAGGGCATGCGCTTCACACTGACCCTGACGGCGCTGGCAGCGCTCGGCGGCCTCGTGTTCGGCACCCTGATCGCCTTGATGCGGTTGTCGAGCTACAAATGGCTCGGCCGCATCGCCGGCTTCTATGTCGACTTCATCCGCTCGCTGCCGCTGGTGCTGGTGATCTTCTGGTTCTACTTCCTGGTGCCCTATATCGGACAGTGGCTGACCGGCGCGTCGCGGCCGATCACGGTCGGCGCCTTCGCGTCCTCGCTGATCACCTTCATCATCTTCGAGGCGGCGTATTTCTCCGAGATCATGCGCGCCGGCATCCAGTCGATCTCGAAGGGCCAGCCGGCCGCGGCCAGCGCGCTCGGCCTGACCTACGCGCAGTCGATGCGCTACGTCGTGCTGCCGCAGGCGTTCCGCAACATGCTGCCGGTGCTGCTGACGCAAACCATCGTGCTGTTCCAGGACACCTCGCTGGTCTACGTGCTGTCGATCCCGGATTTCCTCGGCGCCGCCAGCAAGGTCGCACAGCGCGACGGCCGTCTGGTCGAAATGTACCTGTTCGCCGCGCTGGTCTACTTCGTCATTTCCTGTGTCGCGTCGTTCGGCGTCCGCCGCCTGCAGTCGCGTATCGCCATTGTAAGGTAG
- a CDS encoding amino acid ABC transporter permease, translated as MNYNWNWHIFLEPNPMGTGTYLDLLLSGLVVTVKVSVLAWIIALVAGSVIGVLRTLPSRTASWIGFCWVEFFRNMPLLVQLFLWFFVLPELLPKSAGLWLKQLPNAPFWTAAIGVGLFMSARVAVQLQAGITSLPRGQKQASTALGLTTVQTYRYVLLPMAFRIILPPLTSEFLNTIKNSAVAITIGLIELTGQARSMQEFSFQVFEAFTAATVLYLLLNFVVVTAMRFLERYVAIPGYITGK; from the coding sequence GTGAACTATAACTGGAACTGGCACATCTTCCTTGAGCCGAACCCGATGGGGACCGGCACCTATCTCGACTTGTTGCTGTCGGGGCTGGTGGTCACCGTCAAGGTATCGGTGCTCGCCTGGATCATCGCGCTGGTGGCCGGCTCGGTGATCGGCGTGCTGCGCACGCTGCCGTCGCGGACGGCGTCGTGGATCGGCTTCTGCTGGGTCGAGTTCTTCCGCAACATGCCGCTGCTGGTGCAACTGTTCCTGTGGTTCTTCGTGCTGCCCGAGCTGCTGCCGAAGTCCGCCGGGCTCTGGTTGAAGCAGTTGCCGAATGCGCCGTTCTGGACCGCCGCGATCGGCGTCGGCCTGTTCATGTCGGCGCGCGTCGCCGTGCAATTGCAGGCGGGCATCACCTCGCTGCCGCGCGGACAGAAGCAGGCCTCGACCGCGCTCGGCCTCACCACGGTGCAGACCTATCGCTACGTGCTGCTGCCGATGGCGTTCCGCATCATCCTGCCGCCGCTGACCTCCGAGTTCCTCAACACCATCAAGAACAGCGCCGTCGCCATCACGATCGGACTGATCGAATTGACCGGCCAGGCGCGCTCGATGCAGGAGTTCTCGTTCCAGGTGTTCGAGGCCTTCACCGCGGCAACCGTGCTCTATCTTCTCCTCAATTTCGTCGTGGTCACCGCGATGCGCTTCCTCGAGCGCTATGTCGCGATCCCCGGCTACATCACGGGCAAATGA
- a CDS encoding LysR family transcriptional regulator: MDRLTSLTAFVRVVDSGGFSAAGRKLNMSTTMVSNHVQSLEDRLGARLLNRTTRKVSLTEVGQAYYDRCVHILADIEQADDIAGALQSVPRGTLRIYTNTHLAQFLSPAVVEFLATYPEVKVDLAIGERNVDLIDENYDLAVRMLPPPDSSLIVRSIATWRHVLCCSHGYIEQHGKPTQLADLAERNCIRHVNYPYGDDWHFVDRKGTQASVKVSGNLIANSGDTLRLAALAGVGVFLAAGFLVRDELESGQLVRLLPEYRPVEFTMNAVYPHRHHLSAKVRTFIDLLVHHATEQQKLINPYS; encoded by the coding sequence ATGGATCGCCTGACCAGTTTGACCGCGTTCGTCCGGGTCGTTGATTCCGGCGGCTTCTCCGCGGCCGGCCGCAAGCTCAACATGTCCACGACAATGGTGAGCAACCACGTGCAGTCGCTGGAAGATCGCCTCGGTGCCCGACTGCTCAACCGCACCACGCGCAAGGTCAGCCTCACCGAGGTCGGCCAGGCCTATTACGACCGCTGCGTCCATATCCTCGCCGACATCGAGCAGGCCGACGACATCGCCGGCGCATTGCAGTCGGTGCCGCGCGGCACGCTGCGCATCTACACCAACACCCATCTGGCGCAGTTCCTGTCGCCCGCGGTCGTCGAGTTCCTGGCGACCTATCCGGAGGTCAAGGTCGACCTCGCGATCGGCGAGCGCAATGTCGACCTGATCGACGAGAACTACGATCTCGCGGTGCGCATGCTGCCGCCGCCGGATTCCAGCCTGATCGTGCGCAGCATCGCCACCTGGCGGCATGTGCTGTGCTGCTCGCACGGCTATATCGAACAGCACGGCAAGCCGACGCAGCTCGCCGACCTCGCGGAACGCAATTGCATCCGTCACGTCAACTATCCCTATGGCGACGACTGGCATTTCGTCGACCGCAAGGGCACGCAGGCATCAGTGAAGGTCAGCGGCAATCTGATCGCCAATAGCGGCGACACACTGCGGCTCGCCGCCTTGGCCGGCGTCGGCGTGTTTCTCGCGGCGGGCTTCCTGGTCCGTGACGAGCTCGAGTCCGGCCAATTGGTCCGCCTGTTGCCCGAGTACCGGCCGGTCGAGTTCACCATGAACGCGGTCTATCCGCACCGGCATCATCTCTCGGCGAAGGTTCGGACCTTCATCGACCTCCTGGTGCATCACGCCACCGAGCAGCAGAAGCTGATCAATCCGTATTCGTGA
- a CDS encoding HlyD family secretion protein — protein sequence MSTTAYVPEEPAKIGLRPSRQTVKRVSLGLAALLGIAVAGDFGYDYVTTGRYLESTDDAYVKADSTIIAPKVSGYIARVLVTDNQPVKAGELLAEIDDRDYRTALGQAKADVNAAEASVRNLDAQLELQQPIIDQSTADVTAAEANLKFAQEEQTRYDGLMKSGSGTIQRAQQTDAALRANTAQLQHAKSALSAAQRKVDVLTTQRAQAAAQVDRARAVEQQAELNLSYAKITAPVDGTVGARTLRVGQYVQAGTQLMAVVPLDAVYVVANFKETQLTHVRNGQPVELTVDSFRGTTLKGHVDSLSPASGLEFALLPPDNATGNFTKIVQRVPVKIVLDDHSLTGLLRPGMSAIPTVNTKATVLAERDEKRRLASAMRANGG from the coding sequence ATGTCGACCACCGCCTATGTCCCTGAAGAACCGGCCAAAATCGGCCTTCGCCCGTCGCGGCAGACGGTCAAGCGGGTGAGCCTCGGGCTCGCTGCCCTGCTCGGCATCGCCGTCGCCGGTGACTTCGGCTACGACTATGTCACCACCGGCCGTTACCTCGAGTCGACCGACGACGCCTATGTGAAGGCGGACTCCACGATCATCGCCCCGAAGGTGTCGGGTTACATCGCCCGGGTGCTGGTCACCGACAACCAGCCGGTGAAGGCCGGCGAATTGCTGGCCGAGATCGATGACCGCGATTACCGCACCGCGCTGGGTCAGGCCAAGGCCGACGTCAACGCCGCGGAAGCGTCAGTGCGCAACCTCGACGCCCAGCTCGAATTGCAGCAGCCGATCATCGACCAGAGCACCGCCGACGTCACCGCCGCCGAGGCCAATCTGAAGTTCGCCCAGGAGGAGCAGACCCGCTACGACGGGCTGATGAAGTCCGGCTCCGGCACCATTCAGCGCGCGCAGCAGACCGACGCGGCGCTGCGCGCCAACACCGCACAATTGCAGCACGCGAAGTCGGCGCTGTCGGCGGCGCAGCGCAAGGTCGATGTGCTGACCACGCAACGCGCCCAGGCCGCAGCGCAAGTCGATCGCGCCCGTGCGGTCGAGCAGCAGGCCGAGCTGAACCTGTCCTATGCGAAGATCACCGCGCCGGTCGACGGCACGGTCGGGGCCCGCACGCTGCGTGTCGGGCAATACGTGCAGGCCGGCACCCAGCTGATGGCCGTGGTGCCGCTCGATGCGGTCTATGTGGTCGCCAATTTCAAGGAGACGCAGCTGACCCATGTGCGCAACGGCCAGCCGGTCGAGCTCACCGTCGACAGCTTTCGCGGCACCACGCTGAAGGGTCACGTCGACAGCCTGTCGCCGGCGAGCGGCCTCGAATTCGCGCTGCTGCCGCCCGACAACGCCACCGGCAACTTCACCAAGATCGTGCAGCGCGTGCCGGTGAAGATCGTGCTCGACGATCACAGCCTGACCGGGCTGCTGCGGCCGGGCATGTCGGCAATCCCCACCGTCAACACCAAGGCGACGGTGCTGGCCGAGCGCGACGAGAAGCGCCGGCTGGCGTCGGCGATGCGGGCGAACGGCGGTTAG
- a CDS encoding amino acid ABC transporter substrate-binding protein — translation MTRKYLIGLALAAAFGASQAQAEELTGTLKNIKDTGAITLGYRDSSIPFSYLDDNQKPVGYAMDICYKIVDAVKKELKLDKLEVKLNPVTSATRIPLMANGTVDLECGSTTNNAERQKQVSFTNSHFLTASRYVTKKANKINSIDDLKGKTVVSTAGTTNIKQLTEANLARGLSVNIIPAKDHAEAFLMVETDRAVAFVMDDILLASLVAGSKSPDDYVISKDAFSKPEPYGIMLRKDDAPFKKVVDAATAALYTSGEGQKIYDKWFTQKIPPKGLNLNSPAGPEMKKQFAKPSDSPDPDAYLVN, via the coding sequence ATGACACGCAAATATCTCATTGGCCTCGCGCTCGCCGCCGCGTTCGGCGCGAGCCAGGCTCAGGCCGAGGAGCTGACCGGCACGCTGAAGAACATCAAGGACACCGGCGCGATCACGCTCGGCTACCGCGATTCCTCGATCCCGTTCTCCTATCTCGACGACAACCAGAAGCCCGTCGGCTACGCCATGGACATCTGCTACAAGATCGTCGATGCCGTGAAGAAGGAGCTCAAGCTCGACAAGCTCGAGGTCAAGCTCAACCCGGTGACCTCGGCGACCCGTATCCCGCTGATGGCCAACGGCACCGTCGACCTCGAATGCGGCTCGACCACCAACAATGCCGAGCGCCAGAAGCAGGTTTCCTTCACCAACTCCCACTTCCTCACTGCCAGCCGCTACGTGACGAAGAAGGCGAACAAGATCAACTCGATCGACGACCTCAAGGGCAAGACGGTGGTCTCGACCGCCGGCACCACCAACATCAAGCAGCTGACCGAGGCCAACCTCGCGCGCGGGCTGAGCGTCAACATCATCCCGGCCAAGGATCATGCCGAGGCCTTCCTGATGGTCGAGACCGATCGTGCAGTCGCCTTCGTGATGGACGACATTCTGCTCGCGAGCCTCGTCGCCGGCTCGAAGTCTCCGGATGACTACGTCATCTCCAAGGATGCATTCTCCAAGCCGGAGCCCTACGGCATCATGCTGCGCAAGGATGACGCGCCGTTCAAGAAGGTCGTCGACGCCGCCACCGCCGCGCTCTACACCAGCGGCGAAGGCCAGAAGATCTATGACAAGTGGTTCACCCAGAAGATTCCGCCGAAGGGCCTCAATCTCAACTCGCCGGCCGGACCGGAGATGAAGAAGCAGTTTGCGAAGCCGTCGGACTCGCCCGATCCGGACGCCTATCTGGTGAACTGA
- a CDS encoding amino acid ABC transporter ATP-binding protein, whose amino-acid sequence MIEINHVNKWYGPAFQVLKDCTTSVAKGEVVVVCGPSGSGKSTLIKCVNALEPIQGGDITLDGVKVNDPKTDLPKLRSRVGMVFQHFELFPHLRIIDNLCLAQEKVLGRKHDDAMAKGMKLLERVGLKDHAKKFPAELSGGQQQRVAIARALAMDPIAMLFDEPTSALDPEMISEVLDVMVDLAREGMTMMVVTHEMGFANKVADRVIFMDRGEIVEDAKKADFFGTPRSDRAQKFLSKILQH is encoded by the coding sequence ATGATCGAGATCAATCACGTCAATAAATGGTACGGGCCGGCCTTCCAGGTGCTGAAGGACTGCACCACCAGCGTTGCCAAGGGCGAGGTGGTGGTGGTCTGCGGCCCGTCCGGCTCGGGCAAATCGACCCTGATCAAATGCGTCAACGCGCTGGAGCCGATCCAGGGCGGCGACATCACGCTCGACGGCGTCAAGGTCAACGATCCCAAGACCGACCTGCCGAAGCTGCGCTCGCGCGTCGGCATGGTGTTCCAGCACTTCGAGCTGTTCCCGCATCTGCGGATCATCGACAATCTCTGCCTCGCGCAGGAGAAGGTCCTGGGCCGCAAGCATGACGACGCCATGGCCAAGGGCATGAAGCTTTTGGAGCGCGTCGGGCTGAAGGATCATGCCAAGAAGTTTCCCGCCGAATTGTCCGGCGGTCAGCAGCAGCGCGTCGCGATCGCCCGCGCGCTGGCGATGGACCCGATCGCGATGCTGTTCGACGAGCCGACCTCGGCGCTCGATCCCGAGATGATCAGCGAGGTGCTCGACGTGATGGTCGACCTCGCCCGCGAGGGCATGACCATGATGGTGGTGACCCACGAAATGGGCTTTGCCAACAAGGTCGCCGACCGCGTCATCTTCATGGACCGCGGCGAGATCGTCGAGGACGCCAAGAAGGCGGATTTCTTCGGCACGCCCCGCAGCGACCGCGCGCAGAAGTTCCTGTCGAAGATATTGCAGCACTGA
- a CDS encoding multidrug efflux MFS transporter: MTTLQPTANAADLPAPAAPATPAIPARTWIAVVGATLGAFMAVLNIQIVNASLADIQGGIGAGIDDGGWISTSYLIAEIVVIPLSGWLAQVFSVRTYLLTNAFLFLVFSAACALAQDLPQMIALRAVQGFTGGVLIPMAFTLIITLLPKAKQPIGLALFALSATFAPAIGPTIGGYLTENWGWQYIFYVNLVPGAVMIAMLFVSLDPSPMKLSLLRQGDWLGIITMAIGLAALQTVLEEGNKDDWFGSPFIVRLSVIAAVALVAFLIVEFTVEKPLLNLRLLARRNFGFGMLANFLMGIALYGSVFILPQYLARIQGYNSEQIGMVLAWTGLPQLVLIPLVPKLMQRFDPRIVIGLGFALFAGSNFMNIYMTNDYATDQLLWPNIVRAVGQALAFAPLSAVATAGIEAENAGSASALFNMMRNLGGAIGIAALQTLLTKREQYHSNVLMQSVSLLEEATRSRIAQLTQYFMNHGVADQAAATRRAIAAIGNVVQKQAYILAFSDTFYLLGVALIIALVATLCLKKPGQLAGGGGAH; encoded by the coding sequence ATGACCACACTCCAGCCCACAGCCAACGCCGCCGACCTCCCCGCACCGGCTGCGCCTGCAACACCGGCGATCCCGGCCAGGACCTGGATCGCGGTGGTCGGCGCCACGCTCGGCGCCTTCATGGCGGTGCTCAACATCCAGATCGTCAACGCCTCGCTCGCCGACATTCAGGGCGGCATCGGCGCTGGCATCGACGACGGCGGCTGGATTTCGACCTCCTATCTGATCGCCGAGATCGTGGTGATCCCGCTGTCCGGCTGGCTGGCGCAGGTGTTCTCGGTGCGCACCTATCTGCTCACCAACGCGTTCCTGTTCCTGGTGTTCTCGGCAGCCTGCGCGCTGGCGCAGGACCTGCCGCAGATGATCGCGCTGCGCGCCGTGCAGGGTTTCACCGGCGGCGTACTGATCCCGATGGCGTTCACGCTGATCATCACGCTGCTGCCGAAGGCGAAGCAGCCGATCGGGCTCGCGCTGTTCGCGCTGTCGGCGACGTTCGCGCCCGCGATCGGCCCGACCATCGGCGGCTATCTCACTGAGAACTGGGGCTGGCAGTACATCTTCTACGTCAACCTGGTGCCCGGCGCCGTGATGATCGCGATGCTGTTCGTCTCGCTCGATCCGAGCCCGATGAAGCTGTCGTTGCTGCGCCAGGGCGACTGGCTCGGCATCATCACCATGGCGATCGGCCTCGCGGCGCTGCAGACGGTGCTGGAGGAAGGCAACAAGGACGACTGGTTCGGCTCGCCCTTCATCGTCCGCCTGTCGGTGATCGCGGCCGTGGCGCTGGTCGCCTTTCTGATCGTCGAATTCACCGTCGAGAAGCCGCTGCTCAATCTGCGCTTGCTCGCCCGCCGCAATTTCGGCTTCGGCATGCTGGCGAACTTCCTGATGGGCATTGCGCTATACGGCTCGGTGTTCATCCTGCCGCAGTATCTGGCGCGCATCCAGGGCTACAACTCCGAGCAGATCGGCATGGTGCTGGCATGGACCGGCCTGCCGCAGCTCGTGCTGATCCCGCTGGTGCCGAAGCTGATGCAGCGGTTCGACCCGCGCATCGTCATCGGTCTCGGATTTGCGCTGTTCGCCGGCTCCAACTTCATGAACATCTACATGACCAACGACTATGCCACCGATCAGCTGCTTTGGCCGAACATCGTCCGTGCCGTCGGTCAGGCGCTTGCCTTCGCTCCGCTGTCGGCGGTCGCAACGGCTGGAATCGAGGCGGAGAATGCCGGATCGGCGTCAGCGCTGTTCAACATGATGCGCAACCTCGGCGGCGCGATCGGCATCGCCGCGCTGCAGACACTGCTGACCAAGCGCGAGCAGTATCATTCCAACGTGCTGATGCAGTCGGTCTCGCTGCTGGAGGAGGCAACCCGCAGCCGGATCGCGCAGCTGACGCAGTATTTCATGAACCACGGCGTCGCCGACCAGGCCGCCGCCACCCGTCGCGCGATCGCCGCGATCGGCAATGTCGTGCAGAAGCAGGCCTACATCCTGGCCTTCAGCGACACCTTCTATCTGCTCGGCGTGGCGCTGATCATCGCGCTGGTTGCAACCCTCTGCCTGAAGAAGCCGGGCCAGCTCGCCGGCGGCGGCGGCGCGCATTGA